One window of the Trifolium pratense cultivar HEN17-A07 linkage group LG2, ARS_RC_1.1, whole genome shotgun sequence genome contains the following:
- the LOC123911081 gene encoding probable pectate lyase 4, with protein sequence MVSKGINSVLWSFVLIAIIFTPKISFAKQSKLIGMKMNMIDRCWRPNPEWRKHRQQLATCSVGYVGKMTNNIGKDLIHYKVTNPNDDPTNPKPGTLRYGASVIQGKVWITFQKDMNIKLMKPLLISSFTTIDGRGVNVHIANNACLMIFKATNIIIHSLRIHHCKAQAPGMVMGSNGKLINLGQVDGDAIRLVTASNIWIDHNTLYGCEDGLLDVTRGSTNVTISNNWFREQNKVMLLGHDDGYVRDINMKVTVVYNHFGPNCNQRMPRIRHGYAHVANNLYLGWVQYAIGGSMGPSLKSESNLFIAPKVGSKEVTWRKIGNTNGDKWEFHSVRDTFENGASFMVTKGGRVTKPNYNKEQSFKVVDVKYVRSLTRSSGAFKCSRTSIC encoded by the exons ATGGTATCTAAGGGTATAAATTCCGTCCTATGGAGTTTTGTTTTGATTGCCATAATTTTCACTCCAAAAATTAGTTTTGCCAAACAATCTAAGTTAATTGGCATGAAAATGAACATGATTGATCGGTGTTGGAGACCAAATCCTGAATGGAGAAAACATAGGCAACAACTAGCAACTTGCTCTGTAGGTTATGTTGGTAAGATGACAAACAACATTGGTAAGGATCTCATCCATTATAAAGTTACCAACCCAAATGACGACCCCACAAATCCCAAACCTGGTACGTTAAGATACGGAGCTTCTGTAATTCAAGGTAAAGTGTGGATCACATTCCAAAAAGATATGAACATCAAGCTCATGAAACCACTTCTCATTAGTAGTTTTACTACCATTGATGGTCGCGGCGTTAATGTGCACATTGCTAATAATGCTTGCTTAATGATATTCAAG gctACCAACATAATTATTCATAGCCTTCGAATTCATCACTGCAAAGCTCAAGCTCCAGGGATGGTGATGGGGTCTaatggaaaattaattaatttgggtCAAGTGGATGGAGATGCAATTAGATTGGTTACCGCTTCAAATATTTGGATTGATCATAATACACTTTATGGATGTGAAGATGGTCTTCTTGATGTCACACGAGGTTCTACTAATGTTACTATTTCCAATAATTGGTTTAGAGAACAAAATAAGGTTATGCTTCTTGGGCATGATGATGGGTATGTGAGGGACATAAACATGAAGGTTACTGTTGTGTATAATCATTTTGGACCTAACTGCAACCAACGAATGCCAAG AATTCGGCACGGATATGCACATGTAGCCAACAATCTTTATTTAGGGTGGGTGCAATATGCCATCGGAGGAAGCATGGGACCTAGCCTTAAAAGTGAATCTAACCTCTTTATAGCACCAAAAGTTGGGAGTAAAGAG GTAACATGGAGAAAAATTGGTAATACAAATGGAGACAAATGGGAATTTCATTCGGTTAGGGATACATTTGAAAATGGAGCCTCTTTCATGGTAACAAAAGGAGGGCGTGTGACAAAGCCGaattataataaagaacaaagTTTTAAAGTTGTTGATGTAAAATATGTTAGATCATTGACAAGATCATCAGGTGCATTTAAATGTAGTAGAACCTCTATAtgttga